A stretch of DNA from Streptomyces xanthii:
CGGCCGAGGCGCCCGCGATCAGGCCCACCAGGGCCGTGATGCCGATGAGGAGCCACTTCTTGAAGGGCGCGATGCCCATCCGGTAGCGGTCCAGGCTCTGCTGCTCCATGGACATGGCGCTCAGCGGCGGACGCAGCCGGTGCGCCAGCCACACGTTCACCCCGACGGCGACCGCCATGAGCAGGCCGAAGACGAAGAACAGACCGATCTTCGTCCACAGAGTCGTCGTGAAGACGGACGAGTACCTGACCGACCGGTACCAGAGCCAGTCCGTCCAGAACCCGGCGAACATGACGAAGGCCATGCCGAGCACGGCCAGGACGCCCAGCGTCAACAGCAGCGTCCGTGCGCGCCGGGAGGGTCGGCCCACTCTGATCCGCGGCCCCGTCGGGCCCCCGCCGCGGTCCGGCATCTGGAAAGCCAAGGTCTGCACCTCGAAGTTCAGTCGATCGGTCAGGCCCCCGAGATCGCGGACCCATCACCTATGCAACTTACTCACGCTTTACTCAGTTCCCGCTTCGGGGGACGAACGAGGCAGGATTGTGACCATGTCCAACACTCCCATGGCAGCGAGCCCCCTCACCCGGGCCGTCCTCGAGATCGACGAGTACGCCTCCGGCCTCGGCTGGGACCAGCCCGCTCGCCTCTTCGCCCTTGTCGACACGGCCGCGCTGCGCGCCCAGGAACCCGCTCTCGCCGCCCAGCTCGGTCTCGAGGGCGAGCAGGAGGCCCCCGGCCTCACCCCGATCGAGCAGGACGAGGTTCCTGCCGACAAGCCGCTGGACGAGTTCCTCGGCACCATCGCGTGGCCCGACGCCGTCGCCGGCTGCGCCCTGACCGTCGAGCGGCTGATGCTTCCGCCGTCCGCCGAGGCGTCCGTCCCGGAGGGCCTGAGCGACAAGAAGCTCGCCAAGTGGGTCGCCGAGCACCCCGACCGCCAGGAGGTCCGGATGACCGTCGCGGTGCTGCGCGACGGCACGCGCGAGTCGGCGCTGCGGCTGCGCGAGAAGGACTCGTCCACGGAGGTCCTCACGGGCTCCAAGCTGGTCCCCGGTCTCGCCGAGGCCCTGTCGGCGACCTTCGCCGACTGAGTCCGTTCGTCACTCACCGCACCGCCTACGGAGAAGGGGCGCACCGGGAGATCCCGGTGCGCCCCTTCTCGCGCGTCTACCTGCTCGCTCGTTCTCGCGCCTCTACTTGCTCGCTCGTTCTCGCGCGTCTACTTGGCGGTGCAGCGCGGCAGGTCGGCGGTCTTGCCGCTGCGGATGTCCTTGAGGGCGTCCATCGCGTCGTCGATGGTGTCGACCTTGACGAGCGTGAGGCCGTCCGGGGTGTCCTTGGCCGCCGTCGCGCAGTTGTCCTTCGGCGTCAGGAAGTACTCGGCGCCCTTCGCGCGCGCGCCGACGGTCTTCATCTGGATGCCGCCGATCGGGCCGACCTTGCCGGCGTCGTCGATCGTTCCCGTGCCGGCGACGAACTTGCCGCCGGTGAGGTCCGAGGGCGTGAGCTTGTCGACGATGCCGAGGGCGAACATGAGGCCGGCGCTGGGCCCGCCGACGTCGGCGAGCTTGATGTCGATCTGGAACGGGAAGGTGTGGTCGGTGCCGGCCTGGATGCCGACGATCGCGCGGCCGTCGTCGGCCTTGTCCGTCTTGATCGTCACCTGCTCCGTACGGGTCGCCACCTTGCCCTCCTTCTCGGCGGCGGCCGCCTCCTTGACGGGCACGATCGTGAAGTCGACGTCCTCGCCCGGCTCGTGCTTGGTGACGAGCTTGGCGACGTCCGAGGGCTGGGTGACCTTCGTGCCGTCGACGGCCTTGATGACGTCACCGGCGTGCAGCCGGCCCTCGGAGGGGCTGTCCTTGACGACGGTGGAGACGATCACCCAGGACTTCACCGGGATGTCCAGCTCGTTCAGGGCGGCGACCTTGGCGCTCTCCTGGGACTGGCTGAACTCCTCGGCGTTCTCCTGCGAGGACTGCTCCTCGGTCTGGCCGTCCGGGTAGAGCGTGTCGTGCGGCACCACGATGCTGTCGTGTGCGACCCATCCGTAGACCGCCGACACCAGGTTCATGTTGTAGTCGGCGCTGGTGACGCGGACCGTCGTCATGTTCAGGTGCCCGGACGTCTCGTACGTCTTGTGACCGGAGATCTGGATCACGGGTTCGCCGTCGTGGTCCGCGAGGGTGTTCACCGTCGGGCCCGGGGACATCTCCGCGTAGGGAACTTTGATGAGCACCCCTGCGCAGAGCAGCGCGATCAGCATCAGGGTCGAGGCGAGCATCGTCGCGGTGCGGCGTGGCATGGAACGACAGTACGGGACGGGTCCGCCGGCGCACCCGTGGGGCCGGGCCGTACGGGGCCCGGCCGGTTCATGCGCCGGAACGCGACCGCGTCACGTACCGGAGTGCGAGTGCGACCTGTCCATCGCCTCTCGGAAGCGTGTGTAGCCGCCGATCTCGCTCACGTCGCCCGCCTTCTTGCGGTTGCGACCGGCCCACGAGCCCCACAACCCGGCGCCGACCGCAGCGACAACCGGAATGAGCAGCCACATGAGTGCCGCCATGCCGACCTCCCGACCCCATGAGCGTCCGCAACTGACTGATCAGCAGATTAACCATCCGCAGTGTCAACGCTCGCCTCAGGGGTGCGGTTACGCAACCGGAACCTCAGCAGGCTCCCACCCACTCTTCCGTACCGTCCGAAAAGGTCTGGTGCTTCCAGATCGGCACCTCGTGCTTGAGGTCGTCGATCAGCTTGCGGCAGGCCTCGAAGGCCTCGCCGCGGTGGGGGCAGGACACGGCGACGACGACGGCGATGTCGCCGACGGCCAGGTCGCCGATCCGGTGCACGGCCGCGAGCGCCCGTACGGGGTACTCGGCGACGACCTTGTCCGCGATGCGCCGCATCTCGGCCTCGGCGGTCGGGTGACAGGAGTACCCGAGCTTGTCCACGTCGGCACCGCCGTCGTGGTTGCGCACGGTGCCCACGAAGAGCGTGGTGCCGCCCGCGGCGTCGTCGCCGACGGCCCGGAAGACCTCGTCGACGGAGAGCGGGGTCTCGCGGACGGCGAGCAGCTTGATGGGGTCGTGTGCCGCCTGCTCACCAGGGTGGTCGTGCGTCGTGGGTGCCATGCCTCCCATCGTGCCGCACACCGGCGACAACGGTGAATAGCGCTATCGCCCGGCACGCGCGCGGGGCGGCTTGGAGGCTCCTACAGGAGAAGAAGCCTTCTCGCGGCCGGCAGGAGCGTTTCCGCTGGACGACCCGTCGGCCGCGCCCCGCCTCAGATGCGGCGCCGCGCCTTGCGGACCCGGCGCACGGCCGCGGCCGCGCCCAGCAGCGCCACCGTCGCACCGGCCGCGCCGGCCGCCGTCGCGTCCTTGCGGCCGAGCCGCCGGCCCGCCACGGTGTGCCGTCCGGCGACCTCCTCCAGGAGCTCCGCGAGGACCTCCTCGTTGGTCCATCCGGGCCGCCATCCGGCGTCGTGCAGCCGGCTGCCGCTCACGACCCACGGGTACATCGTGTAGGCGAGGTCCCCGGCGGGCGAGGGCGTCAGGCCGATCCGGTGCAGCCGGGCGGCGGCGCCGAGCGCCACCGCCGAGGGCAGCTCCATGCGCCGGATGCCGCTGAGCTCCTCGACCTCCTCCTGCTCGAGCCAGCCCTCGCAGCCGACCGCCAGCTCCCCCTCGACCTTCTCCAGGACCGCGTACTCCAGGGCGCTGCACAGGTCCTCCACGTGGCAGAACTGCCACGCGGGACGCGAGCCCGCGACCACGAGGAGGCGCGGCGACTCGAAGTAGCGGGTGAGAGCCGTGTCCATGCCGCCGACGAGCACCGCGGGACGCACCACGGTGACGTTGAGGCCGGGGTGCGCGCGCGGGGCGCGCTTGGCGAGCCGCTCGATCTCCAGGAGGTCGCCGACACCGGTCGCCTCGGCCGTGGCGCGCAGCTCGGCGTCCTCGGACAGCGGCAGCTCGTTGTCCTCCAGCGCCCCGTAGACCATGGCGGACGTGCACAGGACGACGCGGTGGACACCGGCGGCGGCCGCGGCGGTCAGGACGGTCTGGGTGCCGCGCACGTTGTAGGCCGTGCGGGCGGCCGGGTCGGACTCCAGGTCGAGGTCGAGCGCCAGGTGGACGACGACGTCGGCGCCGCGCAGCTTCTCGGCGATCGCCGGGTCGCGGACGTCCAGGATGTGCCAGGTAGCGGCGGCGCACTCACCACGCCGCTCGTCGATGGCGAGCACCTGCTTGATCTCGTCCGACGCGGCGAGCCGCTCCGTGAGCAGGGCGCCGACGCCGGACGCGGCACCGGTGACCGCGACGACGGGGCCGCGCGCGGCCGGACTGGTTGAGGGGTTTCGCGCTGCGCGAACCTGCGGATCTGGGGAACTCACCGGGCGTCTCCAGCGGTTGTCTTCAGTACGTTCGTGTATGACGCGTACGTACCAGGAGGCATCCATCCTGCCGCAGGCCATGAGCCGGCGAAGCACTGAGGCCCGATCCCGCCATGGTGTCTACGCTGGGTGTGTAGTCGGGCAGTCGCCGCCGGGCGAAGAAACCGGCGGCCTTACCAGCCGAGGATTCCCGTGAGTGACACCCCATTCGGTTTCGGCCTTCCGCCGGAGGAGCCGGACGACGGCGACGAGGGCAAGAAGAAGGACCAGCAGGGCGGTGGCGGTCAGGGACCGGCCAACCCCTTCGGATTCGGGTTCCCGGGCGGTCCGGGCGGCGCGGGCGGGGACAACCCGTTCGCGGCGATGTTCGGCTCGATGAATCCGAACGACCTGGGGGCGGCCTTCCAGCAGCTCGGCCAGATGCTTTCCTACGAGGGCGGGCCGGTGAACTGGGACATGGCCAAGGACATCGCCCGCCAGACCGTCTCGCAGGGCACGCAGGACGGTGTGAAGGACGCGAGCGTGGGTCCCGCCGAGCGCACCGCGGTCGAGGAGGCCGTGCGCCTGGCCGACCTGTGGCTCGACGACGCGACGTCGCTGCCCTCGGGCGCCGCCTCGGCCGTGGCCTGGAGCCGCGCCGAGTGGGTCGAGGCGACCCTCCCGGTGTGGAAGGAGCTCGTCGACCCGGTCGCCGAGCGCGTCGGCATGGCCATGGGCGACGTGCTGCCCGAGGAGATGCAGGCCATGGCAGGCCCGCTGATCGGCATGATGCGCTCCATGGGCGGCGCCATGTTCGGTTCGCAGATCGGCCAGGCCCTGGGCACGCTCGCCGGCGAGGTCGTCGGGTCCACCGACATCGGCCTGCCGCTGATCCCGGCGGGCAAGGCCGCGCTGCTCCCGCTGAACATCGAGTCCTTCGGCAAGGACCTGAGCGTCCCCATGGAGGAGGTGCGCCTCTACCTGGCGCTGCGCGAGGCCGCCCACCAGCGGCTCTTCGCGCACGTGCCGTGGCTGCGCTCGCACCTGTTCGGCGCGGTGGACGGCTACGCGCGGGGCATCAAGGTCGACACCACGAAGCTGGAGGACGTGGTCGGCCAGTTCGATCCGCAGAACCCGGAGCAGATCCAGGAAGCACTCCAGCAGGGCATGTTCCAGCCGGAGGACACGCCGGAGCAGAAGGCGGCCCTCGCCCGTCTGGAGACGGCTCTGGCGCTCGTCGAGGGCTGGGTCGACGCGGTCGTCCACGCGGCCGCGAAGCCCCGTCTGGCGTCCGCCGACGCGCTGCGCGAGACGCTGCGCCGCCGCCGGGCCACCGGCGGCCCGGCCGAGCAGACGTTCGCGACGCTGATCGGTCTGGAGCTGCGCCCGCGCCGCCTGCGGGACGCCTCGCGCCTGTGGGCCTCGCTCACGGACGCGCGCGGGGTCGACGGCCGTGACGGCCTGTGGGCGCACCCGGACATGCTGCCGACGGCGTCCGACCTGGACGACCCGGACGGCTTCGTGCACCACGAGCAGCTGGACTTCTCCGAGCTGGACAAGATGCTCGGTGACGCCGCGTCCGGCTCCGCCGGAAAGCCGAACCTGTCGAAGGACGAGGAGCCCGGCAAGGGCACCGACGCCGCGCAGGACGACCAGGGTGAGGGCGACGGCGACAAGTGAGTCTGTACGACGACGCGGTCCTCGTCCTGAAGCGCTACGAGGACCAGCCGGAGCTGCGCCAGGGCTACCTGGACCACCTCGCCGAGCACGGTGACGCGGGGATGTGGAAGCCGTGCACGGCGGGGCACCTGACGGCCAGCGCCCTGGTGATCGACCCCGCGCGCGGCCGGGTGCTGCTCACGCTCCACAAGAAGCTGCAGATGTGGCTCCAGATGGGCGGGCACTGCGAGCCGGGCGACGCGACGCTGGAGGCGGCCGCGCTGCGCGAGGCGACCGAGGAGTCCGGCATCCCGGGCCTCACGCTGCTGCCCGGCGGCCCGGTCCGCCTCGACCGGCATCCGATCCCCGGCCCGTGCACCCAGCACCTGGACGTCCAGTACGCGGCGCTCGCCCCGGCGGACGCCACGGAGGCGATCAGTGACGAGTCGCTGGACCTGCGCTGGTTCCCGTACGACGAGGTGGCCGGCGTGGCCGACAGGTCGGTGGTGCGCCTGGTGGAGGCGACACGGGCGCGGCTGTGATCGGCTGAGGGCATGAGTAAGGGGCGACCGCCATGGCGGTCGCCCCTTACCCGTCTCTACGCCTGCCTACAGGTGGCGCGTCAGCTCCAGACGTTGCCCTGGTTCTGGCCGCGGGCGCCCTGCTGGCCCATGCCGTACTGCGCGGCGATGCCCTGGCCGACGACCGCGTTCTGCGGCGGCAGCAGTTCGCTGGGCTGGACGAGCGCGTAGCCCGTGCCCATGAAGCTGAGCTCCCAGCCCTCGCCCGTGTTGCCGCGGCGGCGCCAGACGCCCGAGGAGTGCGTCTGGGCCTGCATCTGGACACGCAGCCCGTTCGACCACGCGACGATGGCGTCCGCGTCGGCGTTGACGTACCGGTCCGGCGTGACCTGGAGCATCAGCGGCTGCCCGGACGTCATCAGCGCGACCTTGCCGCGCCCGGTGATGTTGAGCTGGTACTTGCCGGAGCCGGAGATGCCGAACTGGCTGTCCACGGCGATCACCTCGTGGTGCAGCGAGGAGTCCATGGCCAGCACGTAGCTGCTGTCGACGGTCAGGCCGTCCTGCTCGACGTCGACGATGTGGATGTACTGCGCGAGGTTCGCCAGGTAGACGGTGCCCTGCCCGTGGCAGCGCATGAGGTCGAGACCCTCGCCCGTCCGGGCCCGGGAGCGGCGCTGCCCGGACGTCTGGACCTCGCCGTCGAACTCCATGAGCCCCTGATAGGCGACCATCGCGCCCTTACGGGCGAGGATGTCGTCGTGGCCCTCCAGGGTGACCCGCAGCATCTGCGGGTTCTGCACCGTGTAGCGCTCCTGGCTCTGCTGCTCGTTGTACGCGAAAAGCGGACTCTGCATGATGTCCTGTTCCCCCTCAGCCCCGGACTCGGAGGCGGTCGGTGCTGTCCTCGCTGGGCTGTACGACGACGATGCCCTCGCCGGAGAAGCCCATCTGGTAG
This window harbors:
- a CDS encoding PPA1309 family protein encodes the protein MSNTPMAASPLTRAVLEIDEYASGLGWDQPARLFALVDTAALRAQEPALAAQLGLEGEQEAPGLTPIEQDEVPADKPLDEFLGTIAWPDAVAGCALTVERLMLPPSAEASVPEGLSDKKLAKWVAEHPDRQEVRMTVAVLRDGTRESALRLREKDSSTEVLTGSKLVPGLAEALSATFAD
- a CDS encoding YlbL family protein, which produces MPRRTATMLASTLMLIALLCAGVLIKVPYAEMSPGPTVNTLADHDGEPVIQISGHKTYETSGHLNMTTVRVTSADYNMNLVSAVYGWVAHDSIVVPHDTLYPDGQTEEQSSQENAEEFSQSQESAKVAALNELDIPVKSWVIVSTVVKDSPSEGRLHAGDVIKAVDGTKVTQPSDVAKLVTKHEPGEDVDFTIVPVKEAAAAEKEGKVATRTEQVTIKTDKADDGRAIVGIQAGTDHTFPFQIDIKLADVGGPSAGLMFALGIVDKLTPSDLTGGKFVAGTGTIDDAGKVGPIGGIQMKTVGARAKGAEYFLTPKDNCATAAKDTPDGLTLVKVDTIDDAMDALKDIRSGKTADLPRCTAK
- a CDS encoding molybdenum cofactor biosynthesis protein MoaE codes for the protein MAPTTHDHPGEQAAHDPIKLLAVRETPLSVDEVFRAVGDDAAGGTTLFVGTVRNHDGGADVDKLGYSCHPTAEAEMRRIADKVVAEYPVRALAAVHRIGDLAVGDIAVVVAVSCPHRGEAFEACRKLIDDLKHEVPIWKHQTFSDGTEEWVGAC
- a CDS encoding SDR family oxidoreductase → MSSPDPQVRAARNPSTSPAARGPVVAVTGAASGVGALLTERLAASDEIKQVLAIDERRGECAAATWHILDVRDPAIAEKLRGADVVVHLALDLDLESDPAARTAYNVRGTQTVLTAAAAAGVHRVVLCTSAMVYGALEDNELPLSEDAELRATAEATGVGDLLEIERLAKRAPRAHPGLNVTVVRPAVLVGGMDTALTRYFESPRLLVVAGSRPAWQFCHVEDLCSALEYAVLEKVEGELAVGCEGWLEQEEVEELSGIRRMELPSAVALGAAARLHRIGLTPSPAGDLAYTMYPWVVSGSRLHDAGWRPGWTNEEVLAELLEEVAGRHTVAGRRLGRKDATAAGAAGATVALLGAAAAVRRVRKARRRI
- a CDS encoding zinc-dependent metalloprotease; this translates as MSDTPFGFGLPPEEPDDGDEGKKKDQQGGGGQGPANPFGFGFPGGPGGAGGDNPFAAMFGSMNPNDLGAAFQQLGQMLSYEGGPVNWDMAKDIARQTVSQGTQDGVKDASVGPAERTAVEEAVRLADLWLDDATSLPSGAASAVAWSRAEWVEATLPVWKELVDPVAERVGMAMGDVLPEEMQAMAGPLIGMMRSMGGAMFGSQIGQALGTLAGEVVGSTDIGLPLIPAGKAALLPLNIESFGKDLSVPMEEVRLYLALREAAHQRLFAHVPWLRSHLFGAVDGYARGIKVDTTKLEDVVGQFDPQNPEQIQEALQQGMFQPEDTPEQKAALARLETALALVEGWVDAVVHAAAKPRLASADALRETLRRRRATGGPAEQTFATLIGLELRPRRLRDASRLWASLTDARGVDGRDGLWAHPDMLPTASDLDDPDGFVHHEQLDFSELDKMLGDAASGSAGKPNLSKDEEPGKGTDAAQDDQGEGDGDK
- a CDS encoding NUDIX hydrolase, yielding MSLYDDAVLVLKRYEDQPELRQGYLDHLAEHGDAGMWKPCTAGHLTASALVIDPARGRVLLTLHKKLQMWLQMGGHCEPGDATLEAAALREATEESGIPGLTLLPGGPVRLDRHPIPGPCTQHLDVQYAALAPADATEAISDESLDLRWFPYDEVAGVADRSVVRLVEATRARL
- a CDS encoding AIM24 family protein; this translates as MQSPLFAYNEQQSQERYTVQNPQMLRVTLEGHDDILARKGAMVAYQGLMEFDGEVQTSGQRRSRARTGEGLDLMRCHGQGTVYLANLAQYIHIVDVEQDGLTVDSSYVLAMDSSLHHEVIAVDSQFGISGSGKYQLNITGRGKVALMTSGQPLMLQVTPDRYVNADADAIVAWSNGLRVQMQAQTHSSGVWRRRGNTGEGWELSFMGTGYALVQPSELLPPQNAVVGQGIAAQYGMGQQGARGQNQGNVWS